One genomic segment of Suricata suricatta isolate VVHF042 chromosome 16, meerkat_22Aug2017_6uvM2_HiC, whole genome shotgun sequence includes these proteins:
- the EXOC3L1 gene encoding exocyst complex component 3-like protein isoform X4, protein MKPSLPPGPEWPEQEKAEQLARGAALKWASGIFYRPEQLARLGQYRSREVQRTSSLEARIKSVVQSYLEGVKTGVWQLAQAFEAAQGTREALGQAHGLLQGMAEAMQTLQPLREQVAQHKQLQVLSQLLPRLRAVPAAVAHTQTLIGAQRLLEAYVCLRELEQLQEETWAPLGGLELPVFEGLGPLAEALGQAVEAAAAVAGQLAREDPALLVAAVRVAEVDAGHTTSLELPPRDWRRRCLQALQEGLERTHFGTPLLLESGALAGWLEALRVALPAELAIAEALVAPCCPPHYKVVQLWTHTLHSGLRRCLQQLLEGPELGAADAFTLLRWTLHVYLGPEMMGSLELGPEADVSQLEPLLTPENIEQLEATFVTQVQVNVAQWLQKALDGEVAEWNREQEPGTDSSGFYHSPLPAIVLQILEENIRVTSLVSESLQRRVHSMALSELGTFLRSFSDALIRFSRDHIRGEAMAPHYVPYLLATFNYQSALSSSVSILQPDGAASGALAPVEAALDELQRRICRLVLEALLVELQPLFEALPSRRWLSSPEVLDDVCERTARFCQDFRRVRIPAVQLLLAEVECTVVLQYLRALMQGRLVCRGADERTQVAERLQHDAAQLRELFLGLVRAP, encoded by the exons ATGAAGCCATCACTTCCCCCTG GGCCTGAGTGGCCAGAGCAAGAGAAGGCGGAGCAGCTGGCCAGAGGAGCAGCACTCAAATGGGCCTCAGGCATCTTCTACCGGCCAGAGCAGCTGGCCAGGCTGGGCCAGTACCGCAGCCGCGAAGTTCAACGTACCTCTTCCCTGGAAGCACGCATTAAG TCAGTGGTGCAGTCCTACCTGGAGGGCGTGAAGACAGGTGTGTGGCAGCTGGCCCAGGCTTTTGAGGCTGCGCAGGGAACCCGTgaggccctgggccaggcccaTGGGTTGCTCCAGGGTATGGCAGAGGCCATGCAGACTCTACAGCCACTGCGAGAACAGGTTGCACAGCACAAGCAGCTGCAGGTCCTTTCTCAGCTGCTGCCCCGGCTACGGGCAG TGCCAGCTGCAGTGGCCCACACACAGACTCTGATTGGTGCCCAGCGGCTCTTGGAGGCATATGTGTGCCTTCGGGAGCTGGAGCAGCTGCAAGAGGAGACGTGGGCACCTCTGGGGGGCCTGGAGTTGCCAGTCTTCGAGGGGCTGGGCCCTCTAGCTGAGGCTCTGGGCCAGGCTGTGGAGGCGGCAGCGGCAGTGGCGGGGCAGCTGGCACGGGAGGACCCAGCCTTGCTGGTGGCTGCTGTGCGTGTGGCAGAGGTGGATGCTGGGCACACAACCTCCCTGGAGCTGCCCCCCCGGGACTGGCGGCGGCGCTGTCTGCAGGCACTGCAGGAGGGCCTGGAGAGGACCCACTTTGGGACACCTCTGCTGCTTGAGTCAGGAGCCCTGGCAGGGTGGCTGGAGGCTCTGCGGGTGGCTCTACCAGCTGAATTGGCCATAGCTGAAGCACTAGTAGCACCCTGCTGCCCACCACACTACAAGGTGGTCCAGCTGTGGACCCACACCCTGCATAGTGGACTGCGTCGCTGCCTGCAGCAACTGCTGGAAGGGCCTGAGCTAGGAGCTGCTGACGCCTTCACCTTACTGCGCTGGACACTGCATGTGTACCTGGG GCCAGAAATGATGGGGAGCCTGGAGTTGGGGCCTGAGGCTGATGTGTCTCAGCTGGAACCCCTCCTGACCCCAGAGAACATTGAACAGCTGGAGGCAACATTCGTGACCCAAGTCCAG GTTAATGTGGCCCAGTGGCTGCAGAAGGCACTGGATGGGGAGGTAGCTGAGTGGAACCGAGAGCAGGAACCTGGCACAGATTCCTCTGGCTTCTACCACTCACCTTTGCCGGCCATAGTGCTGCAG ATCCTGGAAGAGAACATTCGAGTGACCAGCCTGGTCAGTGAGTCACTGCAGCGGCGGGTGCATAGCATGGCACTATCAGAACTGGGCACATTCCTGAGGAG CTTTAGTGATGCTCTGATCCGATTCTCCCGAGACCATATCAGGGGGGAAGCAATGGCTCCTCATTATGTGCCCTACCTACTGGCCACCTTCAACTACCAGTCAGCACTCAG CTCCTCCGTGTCTATCCTGCAGCCCGATGGGGCGGCTTCAGGAGCCTTGGCTCCGGTGGAGGCAGCGCTGGACGAGTTGCAGAGGAGGATCTGCCGCCTGGTGTTGGAGGCGCTGCTGGTGGAACTCCAG CCCCTATTCGAAGCTCTGCCCTCGCGCCGGTGGTTGTCGAGCCCAGAGGTGCTGGACGATGTATGCGAGCGGACGGCACGCTTCTGCCAGGATTTCAGGCGAGTACGGATTCCTGCGGTCCAG CTGCTTCTGGCTGAGGTGGAGTGTACGGTGGTACTGCAGTACCTACGTGCGTTGATGCAGGGCCGCCTAGTTTGCCGAGGAGCCGATGAGAGGACTCAGGTGGCTGAGCGCCTGCAGCACGATGCAGCCCAACTTCGGGAGCTTTTCCTTGGTTTGGTGAGAGCTCCTTAG
- the EXOC3L1 gene encoding exocyst complex component 3-like protein isoform X1, which yields MKPSLPPGPEWPEQEKAEQLARGAALKWASGIFYRPEQLARLGQYRSREVQRTSSLEARIKSVVQSYLEGVKTGVWQLAQAFEAAQGTREALGQAHGLLQGMAEAMQTLQPLREQVAQHKQLQVLSQLLPRLRAVPAAVAHTQTLIGAQRLLEAYVCLRELEQLQEETWAPLGGLELPVFEGLGPLAEALGQAVEAAAAVAGQLAREDPALLVAAVRVAEVDAGHTTSLELPPRDWRRRCLQALQEGLERTHFGTPLLLESGALAGWLEALRVALPAELAIAEALVAPCCPPHYKVVQLWTHTLHSGLRRCLQQLLEGPELGAADAFTLLRWTLHVYLGPEMMGSLELGPEADVSQLEPLLTPENIEQLEATFVTQVQVNVAQWLQKALDGEVAEWNREQEPGTDSSGFYHSPLPAIVLQILEENIRVTSLVSESLQRRVHSMALSELGTFLRSFSDALIRFSRDHIRGEAMAPHYVPYLLATFNYQSALSSSVSILQPDGAASGALAPVEAALDELQRRICRLVLEALLVELQPLFEALPSRRWLSSPEVLDDVCERTARFCQDFRRVRIPAVQLLLAEVECTVVLQYLRALMQGRLVCRGADERTQVAERLQHDAAQLRELFLGLGLEESYQCAPVLLALRDLLSLRDPMLLGLEVAGLRQKFPDVSEDHVSALLDLRGDVSREQRLAALVALQAGPQPSPSAGRRALFSLVPVPTPALSSCLPSGPCA from the exons ATGAAGCCATCACTTCCCCCTG GGCCTGAGTGGCCAGAGCAAGAGAAGGCGGAGCAGCTGGCCAGAGGAGCAGCACTCAAATGGGCCTCAGGCATCTTCTACCGGCCAGAGCAGCTGGCCAGGCTGGGCCAGTACCGCAGCCGCGAAGTTCAACGTACCTCTTCCCTGGAAGCACGCATTAAG TCAGTGGTGCAGTCCTACCTGGAGGGCGTGAAGACAGGTGTGTGGCAGCTGGCCCAGGCTTTTGAGGCTGCGCAGGGAACCCGTgaggccctgggccaggcccaTGGGTTGCTCCAGGGTATGGCAGAGGCCATGCAGACTCTACAGCCACTGCGAGAACAGGTTGCACAGCACAAGCAGCTGCAGGTCCTTTCTCAGCTGCTGCCCCGGCTACGGGCAG TGCCAGCTGCAGTGGCCCACACACAGACTCTGATTGGTGCCCAGCGGCTCTTGGAGGCATATGTGTGCCTTCGGGAGCTGGAGCAGCTGCAAGAGGAGACGTGGGCACCTCTGGGGGGCCTGGAGTTGCCAGTCTTCGAGGGGCTGGGCCCTCTAGCTGAGGCTCTGGGCCAGGCTGTGGAGGCGGCAGCGGCAGTGGCGGGGCAGCTGGCACGGGAGGACCCAGCCTTGCTGGTGGCTGCTGTGCGTGTGGCAGAGGTGGATGCTGGGCACACAACCTCCCTGGAGCTGCCCCCCCGGGACTGGCGGCGGCGCTGTCTGCAGGCACTGCAGGAGGGCCTGGAGAGGACCCACTTTGGGACACCTCTGCTGCTTGAGTCAGGAGCCCTGGCAGGGTGGCTGGAGGCTCTGCGGGTGGCTCTACCAGCTGAATTGGCCATAGCTGAAGCACTAGTAGCACCCTGCTGCCCACCACACTACAAGGTGGTCCAGCTGTGGACCCACACCCTGCATAGTGGACTGCGTCGCTGCCTGCAGCAACTGCTGGAAGGGCCTGAGCTAGGAGCTGCTGACGCCTTCACCTTACTGCGCTGGACACTGCATGTGTACCTGGG GCCAGAAATGATGGGGAGCCTGGAGTTGGGGCCTGAGGCTGATGTGTCTCAGCTGGAACCCCTCCTGACCCCAGAGAACATTGAACAGCTGGAGGCAACATTCGTGACCCAAGTCCAG GTTAATGTGGCCCAGTGGCTGCAGAAGGCACTGGATGGGGAGGTAGCTGAGTGGAACCGAGAGCAGGAACCTGGCACAGATTCCTCTGGCTTCTACCACTCACCTTTGCCGGCCATAGTGCTGCAG ATCCTGGAAGAGAACATTCGAGTGACCAGCCTGGTCAGTGAGTCACTGCAGCGGCGGGTGCATAGCATGGCACTATCAGAACTGGGCACATTCCTGAGGAG CTTTAGTGATGCTCTGATCCGATTCTCCCGAGACCATATCAGGGGGGAAGCAATGGCTCCTCATTATGTGCCCTACCTACTGGCCACCTTCAACTACCAGTCAGCACTCAG CTCCTCCGTGTCTATCCTGCAGCCCGATGGGGCGGCTTCAGGAGCCTTGGCTCCGGTGGAGGCAGCGCTGGACGAGTTGCAGAGGAGGATCTGCCGCCTGGTGTTGGAGGCGCTGCTGGTGGAACTCCAG CCCCTATTCGAAGCTCTGCCCTCGCGCCGGTGGTTGTCGAGCCCAGAGGTGCTGGACGATGTATGCGAGCGGACGGCACGCTTCTGCCAGGATTTCAGGCGAGTACGGATTCCTGCGGTCCAG CTGCTTCTGGCTGAGGTGGAGTGTACGGTGGTACTGCAGTACCTACGTGCGTTGATGCAGGGCCGCCTAGTTTGCCGAGGAGCCGATGAGAGGACTCAGGTGGCTGAGCGCCTGCAGCACGATGCAGCCCAACTTCGGGAGCTTTTCCTTGGTTTG ggcctggaggagaGTTATCAGTGCGCGCCGGTGCTCCTCGCTCTGCGGGATCTGTTGAGCCTCCGTGACCCCATGCTGCTCGGCCTCGAGGTGGCAGGCCTGCGACAAAAATTTCCCGATGTGAG CGAGGATCACGTCTCTGCCCTTTTGGACCTGCGCGGGGATGTGTCCCGAGAGCAGCGCCTGGCCGCACTCGTCGCCCTGCAGGCCGGCCCACAGCCCTCGCCCTCTGCGGGTCGCCGCGCACTCTTCAGCCTCGTGCCAGTACCTACTCCTGCGCTGTCCTCCTGTCTTCCCTCCGGGCCCTGTGCCTGA
- the EXOC3L1 gene encoding exocyst complex component 3-like protein isoform X2, with product MKPSLPPGPEWPEQEKAEQLARGAALKWASGIFYRPEQLARLGQYRSREVQRTSSLEARIKSVVQSYLEGVKTGVWQLAQAFEAAQGTREALGQAHGLLQGMAEAMQTLQPLREQVAQHKQLQVLSQLLPRLRAVPAAVAHTQTLIGAQRLLEAYVCLRELEQLQEETWAPLGGLELPVFEGLGPLAEALGQAVEAAAAVAGQLAREDPALLVAAVRVAEVDAGHTTSLELPPRDWRRRCLQALQEGLERTHFGTPLLLESGALAGWLEALRVALPAELAIAEALVAPCCPPHYKVVQLWTHTLHSGLRRCLQQLLEGPELGAADAFTLLRWTLHVYLGPEMMGSLELGPEADVSQLEPLLTPENIEQLEATFVTQVQVNVAQWLQKALDGEVAEWNREQEPGTDSSGFYHSPLPAIVLQILEENIRVTSLVSESLQRRVHSMALSELGTFLRSSSVSILQPDGAASGALAPVEAALDELQRRICRLVLEALLVELQPLFEALPSRRWLSSPEVLDDVCERTARFCQDFRRVRIPAVQLLLAEVECTVVLQYLRALMQGRLVCRGADERTQVAERLQHDAAQLRELFLGLGLEESYQCAPVLLALRDLLSLRDPMLLGLEVAGLRQKFPDVSEDHVSALLDLRGDVSREQRLAALVALQAGPQPSPSAGRRALFSLVPVPTPALSSCLPSGPCA from the exons ATGAAGCCATCACTTCCCCCTG GGCCTGAGTGGCCAGAGCAAGAGAAGGCGGAGCAGCTGGCCAGAGGAGCAGCACTCAAATGGGCCTCAGGCATCTTCTACCGGCCAGAGCAGCTGGCCAGGCTGGGCCAGTACCGCAGCCGCGAAGTTCAACGTACCTCTTCCCTGGAAGCACGCATTAAG TCAGTGGTGCAGTCCTACCTGGAGGGCGTGAAGACAGGTGTGTGGCAGCTGGCCCAGGCTTTTGAGGCTGCGCAGGGAACCCGTgaggccctgggccaggcccaTGGGTTGCTCCAGGGTATGGCAGAGGCCATGCAGACTCTACAGCCACTGCGAGAACAGGTTGCACAGCACAAGCAGCTGCAGGTCCTTTCTCAGCTGCTGCCCCGGCTACGGGCAG TGCCAGCTGCAGTGGCCCACACACAGACTCTGATTGGTGCCCAGCGGCTCTTGGAGGCATATGTGTGCCTTCGGGAGCTGGAGCAGCTGCAAGAGGAGACGTGGGCACCTCTGGGGGGCCTGGAGTTGCCAGTCTTCGAGGGGCTGGGCCCTCTAGCTGAGGCTCTGGGCCAGGCTGTGGAGGCGGCAGCGGCAGTGGCGGGGCAGCTGGCACGGGAGGACCCAGCCTTGCTGGTGGCTGCTGTGCGTGTGGCAGAGGTGGATGCTGGGCACACAACCTCCCTGGAGCTGCCCCCCCGGGACTGGCGGCGGCGCTGTCTGCAGGCACTGCAGGAGGGCCTGGAGAGGACCCACTTTGGGACACCTCTGCTGCTTGAGTCAGGAGCCCTGGCAGGGTGGCTGGAGGCTCTGCGGGTGGCTCTACCAGCTGAATTGGCCATAGCTGAAGCACTAGTAGCACCCTGCTGCCCACCACACTACAAGGTGGTCCAGCTGTGGACCCACACCCTGCATAGTGGACTGCGTCGCTGCCTGCAGCAACTGCTGGAAGGGCCTGAGCTAGGAGCTGCTGACGCCTTCACCTTACTGCGCTGGACACTGCATGTGTACCTGGG GCCAGAAATGATGGGGAGCCTGGAGTTGGGGCCTGAGGCTGATGTGTCTCAGCTGGAACCCCTCCTGACCCCAGAGAACATTGAACAGCTGGAGGCAACATTCGTGACCCAAGTCCAG GTTAATGTGGCCCAGTGGCTGCAGAAGGCACTGGATGGGGAGGTAGCTGAGTGGAACCGAGAGCAGGAACCTGGCACAGATTCCTCTGGCTTCTACCACTCACCTTTGCCGGCCATAGTGCTGCAG ATCCTGGAAGAGAACATTCGAGTGACCAGCCTGGTCAGTGAGTCACTGCAGCGGCGGGTGCATAGCATGGCACTATCAGAACTGGGCACATTCCTGAGGAG CTCCTCCGTGTCTATCCTGCAGCCCGATGGGGCGGCTTCAGGAGCCTTGGCTCCGGTGGAGGCAGCGCTGGACGAGTTGCAGAGGAGGATCTGCCGCCTGGTGTTGGAGGCGCTGCTGGTGGAACTCCAG CCCCTATTCGAAGCTCTGCCCTCGCGCCGGTGGTTGTCGAGCCCAGAGGTGCTGGACGATGTATGCGAGCGGACGGCACGCTTCTGCCAGGATTTCAGGCGAGTACGGATTCCTGCGGTCCAG CTGCTTCTGGCTGAGGTGGAGTGTACGGTGGTACTGCAGTACCTACGTGCGTTGATGCAGGGCCGCCTAGTTTGCCGAGGAGCCGATGAGAGGACTCAGGTGGCTGAGCGCCTGCAGCACGATGCAGCCCAACTTCGGGAGCTTTTCCTTGGTTTG ggcctggaggagaGTTATCAGTGCGCGCCGGTGCTCCTCGCTCTGCGGGATCTGTTGAGCCTCCGTGACCCCATGCTGCTCGGCCTCGAGGTGGCAGGCCTGCGACAAAAATTTCCCGATGTGAG CGAGGATCACGTCTCTGCCCTTTTGGACCTGCGCGGGGATGTGTCCCGAGAGCAGCGCCTGGCCGCACTCGTCGCCCTGCAGGCCGGCCCACAGCCCTCGCCCTCTGCGGGTCGCCGCGCACTCTTCAGCCTCGTGCCAGTACCTACTCCTGCGCTGTCCTCCTGTCTTCCCTCCGGGCCCTGTGCCTGA
- the EXOC3L1 gene encoding exocyst complex component 3-like protein isoform X3, with translation MKPSLPPGPEWPEQEKAEQLARGAALKWASGIFYRPEQLARLGQYRSREVQRTSSLEARIKSVVQSYLEGVKTGVWQLAQAFEAAQGTREALGQAHGLLQGMAEAMQTLQPLREQVAQHKQLQVLSQLLPRLRAVPAAVAHTQTLIGAQRLLEAYVCLRELEQLQEETWAPLGGLELPVFEGLGPLAEALGQAVEAAAAVAGQLAREDPALLVAAVRVAEVDAGHTTSLELPPRDWRRRCLQALQEGLERTHFGTPLLLESGALAGWLEALRVALPAELAIAEALVAPCCPPHYKVVQLWTHTLHSGLRRCLQQLLEGPELGAADAFTLLRWTLHVYLGPEMMGSLELGPEADVSQLEPLLTPENIEQLEATFVTQVQILEENIRVTSLVSESLQRRVHSMALSELGTFLRSFSDALIRFSRDHIRGEAMAPHYVPYLLATFNYQSALSSSVSILQPDGAASGALAPVEAALDELQRRICRLVLEALLVELQPLFEALPSRRWLSSPEVLDDVCERTARFCQDFRRVRIPAVQLLLAEVECTVVLQYLRALMQGRLVCRGADERTQVAERLQHDAAQLRELFLGLGLEESYQCAPVLLALRDLLSLRDPMLLGLEVAGLRQKFPDVSEDHVSALLDLRGDVSREQRLAALVALQAGPQPSPSAGRRALFSLVPVPTPALSSCLPSGPCA, from the exons ATGAAGCCATCACTTCCCCCTG GGCCTGAGTGGCCAGAGCAAGAGAAGGCGGAGCAGCTGGCCAGAGGAGCAGCACTCAAATGGGCCTCAGGCATCTTCTACCGGCCAGAGCAGCTGGCCAGGCTGGGCCAGTACCGCAGCCGCGAAGTTCAACGTACCTCTTCCCTGGAAGCACGCATTAAG TCAGTGGTGCAGTCCTACCTGGAGGGCGTGAAGACAGGTGTGTGGCAGCTGGCCCAGGCTTTTGAGGCTGCGCAGGGAACCCGTgaggccctgggccaggcccaTGGGTTGCTCCAGGGTATGGCAGAGGCCATGCAGACTCTACAGCCACTGCGAGAACAGGTTGCACAGCACAAGCAGCTGCAGGTCCTTTCTCAGCTGCTGCCCCGGCTACGGGCAG TGCCAGCTGCAGTGGCCCACACACAGACTCTGATTGGTGCCCAGCGGCTCTTGGAGGCATATGTGTGCCTTCGGGAGCTGGAGCAGCTGCAAGAGGAGACGTGGGCACCTCTGGGGGGCCTGGAGTTGCCAGTCTTCGAGGGGCTGGGCCCTCTAGCTGAGGCTCTGGGCCAGGCTGTGGAGGCGGCAGCGGCAGTGGCGGGGCAGCTGGCACGGGAGGACCCAGCCTTGCTGGTGGCTGCTGTGCGTGTGGCAGAGGTGGATGCTGGGCACACAACCTCCCTGGAGCTGCCCCCCCGGGACTGGCGGCGGCGCTGTCTGCAGGCACTGCAGGAGGGCCTGGAGAGGACCCACTTTGGGACACCTCTGCTGCTTGAGTCAGGAGCCCTGGCAGGGTGGCTGGAGGCTCTGCGGGTGGCTCTACCAGCTGAATTGGCCATAGCTGAAGCACTAGTAGCACCCTGCTGCCCACCACACTACAAGGTGGTCCAGCTGTGGACCCACACCCTGCATAGTGGACTGCGTCGCTGCCTGCAGCAACTGCTGGAAGGGCCTGAGCTAGGAGCTGCTGACGCCTTCACCTTACTGCGCTGGACACTGCATGTGTACCTGGG GCCAGAAATGATGGGGAGCCTGGAGTTGGGGCCTGAGGCTGATGTGTCTCAGCTGGAACCCCTCCTGACCCCAGAGAACATTGAACAGCTGGAGGCAACATTCGTGACCCAAGTCCAG ATCCTGGAAGAGAACATTCGAGTGACCAGCCTGGTCAGTGAGTCACTGCAGCGGCGGGTGCATAGCATGGCACTATCAGAACTGGGCACATTCCTGAGGAG CTTTAGTGATGCTCTGATCCGATTCTCCCGAGACCATATCAGGGGGGAAGCAATGGCTCCTCATTATGTGCCCTACCTACTGGCCACCTTCAACTACCAGTCAGCACTCAG CTCCTCCGTGTCTATCCTGCAGCCCGATGGGGCGGCTTCAGGAGCCTTGGCTCCGGTGGAGGCAGCGCTGGACGAGTTGCAGAGGAGGATCTGCCGCCTGGTGTTGGAGGCGCTGCTGGTGGAACTCCAG CCCCTATTCGAAGCTCTGCCCTCGCGCCGGTGGTTGTCGAGCCCAGAGGTGCTGGACGATGTATGCGAGCGGACGGCACGCTTCTGCCAGGATTTCAGGCGAGTACGGATTCCTGCGGTCCAG CTGCTTCTGGCTGAGGTGGAGTGTACGGTGGTACTGCAGTACCTACGTGCGTTGATGCAGGGCCGCCTAGTTTGCCGAGGAGCCGATGAGAGGACTCAGGTGGCTGAGCGCCTGCAGCACGATGCAGCCCAACTTCGGGAGCTTTTCCTTGGTTTG ggcctggaggagaGTTATCAGTGCGCGCCGGTGCTCCTCGCTCTGCGGGATCTGTTGAGCCTCCGTGACCCCATGCTGCTCGGCCTCGAGGTGGCAGGCCTGCGACAAAAATTTCCCGATGTGAG CGAGGATCACGTCTCTGCCCTTTTGGACCTGCGCGGGGATGTGTCCCGAGAGCAGCGCCTGGCCGCACTCGTCGCCCTGCAGGCCGGCCCACAGCCCTCGCCCTCTGCGGGTCGCCGCGCACTCTTCAGCCTCGTGCCAGTACCTACTCCTGCGCTGTCCTCCTGTCTTCCCTCCGGGCCCTGTGCCTGA
- the KIAA0895L gene encoding uncharacterized protein KIAA0895-like homolog gives MVLDSGAQVYEQAPPSPPASPSSLCHRLKPSDRDGTLLYPWPRSLALPLALSVPSALRLRPELQPLSELHLSHPGHMHRSESTYTVNSTGRRGSGTQGRAPPGRGRDPGGGTLRSAASLPHIAKSRKDAGHGASKSPCMLVALRPTNMDRERDKFFQSHYTYNPQFEYQEPMPTTVLEKYREASGQFIHQAVGIIEAVLEKFGTYEHFEATTGGQLLTKCQIWSIVRKYMQKEGCVGEVVVQLSENLLSQAVMMVENSRPTLAINLTGARQYWLEGMLRHEIGTHYLRGVNNARQPWHSTEGRLQYGLRPANPTEEGLASLHSVLFRKQPFLWRAALLYYTIHRASRMSFRQLFQDLARYVQDADVRWEYCVRAKRGQTDTSLPGCFSKDQVYLDGIVRILRHRQTIDFPLLTSLGKVSYEDVDHLRPHGVLDNTRVPHFMRDLARYRQQLEHIMATNRLDEAELGRLLPD, from the exons ATGGTGCTGGACTCAGGGGCTCAGGTGTATGAGCAGGCACCCCCCAGCCCACCAGCCAGTCCCTCATCCTTGTGCCATAGGCTGAAGCCCTCAGACCGAGATGGGACACTGCTGTACCCCTGGCCTCGCTCCCTGGCCTTGCCCCTGGCTCTGTCAGTCCCCTCAGCCCTACGGCTCCGGCCTGAGCTGCAGCCCTTGTCAGAGCTGCACTTAAGCCACCCTGGCCACATGCATCGCAGTGAGAGCACCTATACTGTAAATAGTACTGGCCGGCGGGGGAGTGGCACCCAGGGTCGGGCCCCACCTGGACGGGGCCGAGACCCAGGTGGGGGCACCCTGAGGTCTGCAGCCTCCCTTCCTCATATTGCTAAGAGTCGAAAGGATGCAGGCCATGGTGCCAGCAAGAGCCCTTGCATGTTGGTGGCCTTGCGGCCAACTAACATGGACCGTGAACGGGACAAGTTCTTCCAGTCCCACTACACCTACAACCCACAGTTTGAATACCAGGAGCCCATGCCCACAACTGTGCTGGAGAAGTACCGTGAGGCTTCTGGACAGTTCATCCATCAG GCAGTTGGCATCATTGAGGCTGTCCTGGAGAAGTTTGGTACCTATGAACACTTTGAAGCTACAACTGGGGGCCAGCTGCTGACCAAGTGCCAGATCTGGTCCATCGTGCGCAAATACATGCAGAAGGAGGGCTGCGTTGGGGAG GTTGTCGTGCAGCTGAGTGAGAACCTACTGTCCCAGGCAGTGATGATGGTGGAGAACAGCCGACCAACATTGGCCATCAACCTGACCGGAGCCCGCCAGTATTGGTTGGAGGGCATGCTGCGGCACGAGATAG GCACTCACTACCTTCGGGGAGTGAACAACGCCCGCCAGCCATGGCACAGCACAGAGGGCCGGCTGCAGTATGGTCTGCGGCCAGCGAACCCCACGGAGGAGGGTTTGGCCAGCCTGCACAGCGTGCTGTTCCGCAAGCAGCCCTTTCTGTGGCGTGCCGCTCTGCTCTACTACACCATCCACCGTGCCTCACGCATGTCCTTCCGCCAGCTCTTCCAGGACCTGGCGCGCTACGTACAGGATGCTGATGTGCGCTGGGAGTACTGCGTGCGAGCCAAGCGCGGGCAGACTGACACCTCGCTGCCTG gcTGCTTCAGCAAGGATCAGGTGTACCTGGATGGCATCGTGCGCATTCTGAGGCACCGCCAGACCATCGATTTCCCACTGCTGACTTCACTCGGCAAG GTGTCCTATGAGGATGTAGACCACCTGCGGCCCCATGGGGTGCTAGACAACACCCGGGTGCCCCACTTCATGCGGGACTTGGCACGCTACCGGCAGCAGCTGGAACACATCATGGCCACCAACCGGCTGGACGAGGCAGAGCTGGGCCGCCTGTTGCCGGACTGA